One genomic window of Desulfuromonas sp. AOP6 includes the following:
- a CDS encoding methyl-accepting chemotaxis protein, with protein MSFKFKLIAMVVLAVLVPLGAILVVSEFNSADARRQATEEAQKVGRTSLDYVIAGALNLAEAKQNAIAQQRATAVKNYLRSTADNQLARVEAIYAQSTPQQDWPRIRDILLADKIAKTGYAFGMNSQGVLTIHPSSEGKDLSGQAHIDEMRQRKDGFITYHAVTAKRDKAVYYRYFAPLDLIIAPGVFIDELESLYDVEGERREMEDLKTLLKSVKIGENGYVWALTGSGENKGVFVISPGGKNDGKNMLKATDQQGRAYIQDMVERAVQAQPGEFLDERVEVTNPFDNKIHQTIVRYTYYPDYDWVVGASIPEDEFLATARVIERSFGQLRTSMLVGAVVIALAASILAALFARRTLRPLNAVSHMLSEMEKGHLDGRLNLDRRDEFGHMARTMDAFADSLQHEVVDALQRLAQGDLTYTITPRDENDAIRGALKALEEDLNQLMGEILLAGEQIASGSTQVSDSSQSLSQGATESAASLEEITSSMTEMASQIRHNAENAGQASTLATQAQGAAENGSLQMQQMMQAMGEINASGQNISKIIKVIDEIAFQTNLLALNAAVEAARAGQHGKGFAVVAEEVRNLAARSARAASETAALIEGSVKKAENGAEIADKTAGALTEIVHGITKVNDLVTEIAAASNEQAQGIAQVNQGLGQIDQVTQQNTANAEQSAAAAEELSGQASQLQQMLRRFQLKKGTTSLVLPQAVQGHPSVQSSVRPSLAAPPKKVAPRVSISLDDDEYGRY; from the coding sequence GTGTCCTTCAAATTCAAGCTCATTGCCATGGTCGTTTTGGCGGTCCTGGTGCCTCTCGGGGCAATTCTCGTTGTTTCCGAGTTCAATTCGGCCGATGCCCGTCGGCAAGCGACGGAAGAGGCGCAGAAAGTGGGTCGTACCAGCCTCGACTACGTCATTGCCGGTGCCCTGAACCTGGCCGAAGCCAAGCAGAACGCCATTGCCCAGCAGAGGGCTACCGCCGTCAAAAATTATCTGCGTTCCACGGCGGACAATCAATTGGCCCGGGTTGAGGCCATCTATGCTCAGAGTACGCCGCAGCAGGACTGGCCGCGCATCCGTGACATCCTTCTTGCTGACAAAATTGCCAAGACGGGCTATGCCTTCGGGATGAACAGCCAGGGGGTTCTGACCATCCATCCCTCCAGCGAGGGCAAGGACTTGTCAGGTCAGGCGCATATCGATGAGATGCGACAGCGGAAAGACGGTTTCATCACCTATCATGCCGTTACCGCCAAGCGGGATAAGGCCGTTTATTACCGCTACTTCGCACCCCTCGACCTGATCATTGCTCCCGGGGTTTTCATCGATGAGCTGGAATCACTCTATGATGTCGAGGGTGAGCGTCGCGAGATGGAGGATCTCAAGACACTGCTGAAATCTGTCAAGATTGGTGAAAATGGCTACGTCTGGGCCCTGACAGGTTCAGGAGAGAACAAAGGGGTGTTCGTTATTTCCCCAGGGGGTAAAAATGATGGCAAAAACATGCTGAAGGCCACCGATCAGCAGGGACGTGCCTATATCCAGGACATGGTGGAAAGGGCCGTCCAGGCGCAGCCGGGTGAATTTCTCGATGAGCGCGTCGAAGTAACCAACCCTTTTGACAACAAGATCCACCAGACCATTGTCCGCTACACTTATTATCCCGATTATGACTGGGTGGTTGGGGCCAGTATCCCGGAAGACGAGTTTCTGGCCACCGCCAGGGTCATCGAACGTTCCTTTGGACAGTTGCGCACGTCCATGCTGGTGGGCGCTGTGGTTATCGCCCTGGCGGCTTCCATTCTTGCGGCCCTGTTCGCCCGTCGTACCCTGCGCCCCCTCAACGCGGTCAGCCATATGCTGTCGGAAATGGAGAAGGGACATCTCGATGGGCGCCTCAACCTGGATCGACGTGACGAGTTCGGCCACATGGCCCGCACCATGGATGCCTTTGCCGACAGCCTGCAGCATGAAGTGGTCGATGCTCTGCAGCGTCTGGCCCAGGGAGACCTGACCTACACCATCACCCCACGGGATGAAAATGACGCGATCCGCGGTGCCCTGAAGGCTCTGGAAGAAGATCTCAATCAGCTGATGGGTGAGATTCTGCTGGCTGGCGAGCAGATCGCCTCCGGCAGCACCCAGGTTTCGGACAGCAGCCAGTCCCTCTCTCAGGGGGCGACTGAGAGCGCCGCGAGTCTGGAAGAGATTACCAGTTCCATGACGGAGATGGCGTCGCAGATTCGTCATAACGCCGAGAATGCCGGACAAGCCAGCACTCTGGCCACCCAGGCCCAGGGTGCCGCCGAAAACGGTAGCCTGCAGATGCAGCAGATGATGCAGGCCATGGGCGAAATCAACGCATCGGGTCAGAATATCAGCAAGATCATCAAGGTGATCGATGAGATCGCCTTCCAGACCAATCTGCTGGCCCTCAATGCGGCTGTGGAGGCAGCCCGGGCAGGGCAGCACGGCAAAGGGTTTGCTGTGGTCGCTGAAGAAGTTCGTAATCTGGCGGCCCGCAGTGCCAGAGCGGCCTCGGAGACGGCCGCGTTGATTGAGGGGTCGGTTAAGAAGGCCGAGAATGGTGCCGAAATTGCTGATAAGACCGCCGGTGCCCTGACGGAAATAGTCCACGGCATCACCAAGGTCAATGATCTCGTCACTGAAATTGCCGCGGCGTCCAATGAACAGGCCCAGGGTATTGCCCAGGTCAACCAGGGGCTTGGACAGATCGACCAGGTGACGCAGCAGAACACAGCCAATGCCGAGCAGAGCGCGGCGGCGGCGGAAGAGCTGTCCGGACAGGCCTCCCAGCTTCAGCAGATGCTACGGCGGTTCCAGCTCAAGAAGGGGACAACGTCCCTTGTTCTGCCCCAGGCTGTTCAAGGTCATCCCTCTGTTCAGTCGTCAGTTCGGCCCTCTCTTGCCGCGCCGCCGAAAAAAGTGGCGCCCAGGGTTTCCATCTCGCTGGACGATGACGAGTACGGCCGATATTGA